The DNA sequence TCATCGGTGATCGATCCCTTGGGCATGTTCGCGGCAATCGGCTGCAAGGGGCCGGCGTCTTGCAGATCGGTGATCTGGCCGAAGCGCTGCTTGATGGTTTCGCGGTTGAGGGATTGGGTCGGCATGCCCAGCGCGTCGCCGAGGGCCAGGCCGTAAAACGCGCCCAAGGCACGGTCGAGGGCGGTCATTTTGATTCTCCAAATTGCAGGTGCAGACGGAAGTGCACCGGGTCGAGCAGGCTTTCGACCTGTTCCATGAAGCGGTTCTGCCGGTCGTAGGTGGTGCGCAACGCCTTGAGGAACACCGTGCCTTCCGGACGGCCGAGCAGTTCGGCGTCCATCGCGTTGAGCGGTTCGGCGCCGATCCATTGATCGCCGCGCTCACCGACGTACCCGTAGGCGGCCAAGGTGATGGTCAGGGAGTTGTCGATCAGGCCGACCCGCGGCAGGCTTTCCAGGCCTCCGGTGGCGGGCATCAGAGAGCGTTCGAGGGACACCGCCGTGCCGTCGTTGGAGCGTCGGCGGCGCTCGAGAAGAATGAATTGATCGGAGCCGAAACGCGGAAGCAAATCCTCGCGGGTCACGGCCTCCAGACGCAGCACATCGGTATTGATCAACGCCCCGCTGTCGGCGAGGGCCTGGGCCCAGCCGCTGCGCTGGTCGAGCACCACCCCGTCGAAGGTGACGATGGAACCGACCCCGCTTTGCGTGGCGATGTAATTGCGCCGCTTCAGTTCGGCCAGCGCTTCGCGCAACGTGCCACGGCTGACGTTGAATTCCTGAGCCAACTGATGCTCGCCGGGCAATAGAAAGCCGTCCTCCATGAGGCCGCTTTCGATGCGTCGGACGAGCTCGTCGACCACCCGTTGTTTCTTGTCAAATCGTACCTGTCTAATCATGTACAAATTGATAACCGAAACAGGACAGAGCGAGCAAGGAGTATTTATCTGGAAGTGACGGAAGGTTCGGTAGACAGGATGAACTGTGGGAGCGAGCTTGCTCGCGATAAGGCCTGAACATCCAACATCAGAGTGCCGGATCTACCTCTATCGCGAGCAAGCTCGCTCCCACAGGGTATTGCGGATTACCGTTGTTTCAGACGGTCGATAACCACAGCCAACAGCAAAATCGAACCACGAATCACATACTGATAAAACGTGTCGATATTCTTCAGGTTCATCGCATTCTCGATAATCGCCAGAATCAGCACCCCGGCGATCACATGCCGGATCATCCCGATCCCGCCACTCAGCGACACCCCGCCCAGCACGCAGGCCGAAATCACCGTCAGCTCAAACCCCTGCCCGATCATCGGCTGCCCGGAAGTCATCCGCGACGCCAGAATCACCCCCGCCAGCGCACCAATCACCCCATGCACCGCGAAGATGATGATCTTCGTGCGATCAACATTCACCCCTGCCAGCAACGCCGCTTCCTGGTTGCCACCGATGGCCATGGTGTTGCGCCCGTAGGTCGTGTAGTTCAGCAACCAGCCGAAAAACAAGAAGCAGACAATGGTGATCAGGATCGGCACCGGCACGCCGAACAACTGGCCGTTGCCGAACACGAAGAACGATTCCTGGGACACGCCCACCGCTTTGCCATTGGCAAAAATGTAGGCCAGGCCACGGACGATCTGCATGGTCGCCAGCGTCGTGATCAACGCATTGACCCGCAACTTGGCGATCACGATGCCGTTGATCAGGCCGACGATCAGGCCCATCACCAGCGCGGCGCTGACGCCGAGAAACACGCTGTTGGTATCGCGCATCACCACCGCCGCAACCACCCCGGCGCAGGCAATTACCGAACCCACGGACAGGTCGAAATGCCCCGACGCCAGGCAGTACAACATGGTGCACGCGGCGATCCCGGTGGTGGAAATCGCCAGGCCCAGGCCGCGCATGTTCAGCGGTGACAGGAAGTTATCGATCAGCAAGGTACAGGCGAGAAAGATCCCGACCGCCGCCAGCAACATCACCCAGTCATCGAGGAAGCGCCGCATATCCAGAGGCTTGCGCTCGGTCGGCAGGGTTTCGTTTTGGGTTGTCATCATAGTCACCTCTCAGTTCGCCACGCCGTCAGCGCGGTGGCGCGGCAAAGCCAGTTGCAGCAGGTTGGATTCGTTGGCCTGGTCGCGGCTGACTTCGCCACGCAGGGCGCCCTCGCACAGCACCAGAATGCGGTCGGAAATGCCCATTACTTCCATCAGATCGCTGGACACCACGATCACCGAAATACCGTCGGCGGCGAGGTTATGGATGATCTGGTAGATCTCGGCCTTGGCGCCGATGTCGATGCCCCGGGTCGGTTCGTCGAGCAGCAGGACCTTCATCGGCATCGACAGCCAGCGGCCGAGAATCGCCTTCTGCTGATTACCGCCGGAGAGGAACTTGATCTGTTGCCCGGCGTGGGGCGTCTTCACTTTCAGGGCCTTGATCTGTTTGTCGGCGTTGCCCTTTTCCCAGATCCCGCGCAGCAGGCAACCGAGCCCGGAGTTGGCGCCGCGCGCACTGATGTTGATGTTCTCAGCGACACTGGCGAGGGGGATGATGCCCTCCTTCTTGCGATCCTCCGGGCACAGCAGAATCCCGGCGGCAATCGCATCACGAGGCGAACGCAGCTTCAGTTCATGGCCGCGCAATTCCAGGCGTCCGGCGGTGTTGCGCTCCAGGCCACTGAGCAGACGAAACAGCTCGGTGCGCCCTGCCCCGACCAGTCCGAACAGGCCCAGAATCTCGCCTTTGTGCGCATCGAAACTGATCGGCTCGCGCAGGCCCGGGCCGAGCAAGCCATCGACTCTCAGCGCCACGGCACCGCGCGGGCGACCGCGATAATCGTAGATGTCCTGAATGTCGCGCCCGACCATGCAGGTCACCAGTTGATCGTGGGTCAACTGGCTCATGTCCTCGAAGGTACGCACGTAGCGACCGTCCTTGAACACCGTCACCGCGTCGCAGATGCGGAACACTTCTTCCATGCGATGGGAGACGTAGAGCACCACTTTGCCCTCGTCGCGCAGCCGACCGATGATCGCCATCAAGCGGTCGATTTCCCGCGCTGAGAGGCTGCTGGTCGGTTCGTCAAAGGCAATCACATGGGCGCCACGGGACAACGCCTTGGCGATTTCCACCAGTTGCCGCTGACCGAGAGAGAGGCGTCCGACCTTGGTCTGCGGGTCGATTTCATCGGCCAGGCCCTTGAGGCAGGCCAAGGCTCGCTGGCGCAGCGCGCCGCGATTGATCAGGCCGAAACTGGCCGGCAAGTGACCGAGAAACAGGTTCTCGGCCACGGTCATTTCCGGCACCAGATGCAGCTCCTGGTGAATCACCGCCACGCCGCTGCCGATGCTGTCGGCAGTGGACTTGAAGGCCATCGTCCGCTCGCCGATCTGTAGCTCGCCACTGCTCGGGATGTAGGCGCCGCCGAGGATTTTCAGCAGCGTCGATTTGCCCGCGCCGTTCTCGCCCATCAAAGCGTGAACCTGCCCGGGGTGAGCGACGAAACTGATGCCGTCCAGCGCCTTCACGCCCGGGAAGGTCTTGCCGATCCCGTTGAAACGCAGGCTGCCGCTGGCGCTGTGTTCTTGTGTCTGTACTTGCGCGTGCATTTAAGCCACCTCATCACACCGTTCAAGCGGCCCGGCTGCCCGGACCGCCGCTGCCGTCAGTTCCACAGGCCGATCTTCTCCAGCTCCTGCTTGAAGTTGTCGCGGGTGATCAGGGTGACGTCGTCCATCGCGGTGTACTTCGGCGGTTCTTTGCCGGTGGTGACCCACTCGAACATCATGGCCGCGGTGTTGTAGCCCTCAATGTGCGGGCTCGGCAGCATCGAACCGTAGAAGCCGCTGTTGGGCTTTTTCAGCTCGCCGATCGCATCGGTACCGTTGATGCCGATGCCGATCACGTTGGCCGCGGCAAACCCGGCGGCTTCGGTGGCGCGCACGCCGCCCAGCACAGTGTTGTCGTTCATGCCGCCGATGATCAGGTTCTTCGCCGCGTCCGGCAGCTTGACCAGCGCCGAGTTGGTGGCGTCCATGCTGCCCGGTACGTCGAGGGTTTTCAGGGCGGCGGTCAGAATGTGATCCTTCGGCATGCCCGCGTCTTCGAGGGCCTTCATCGAGCCATCGGTGCGCTTCTTGCCGGTGTCGAGTTCGTTGTAGGTGTTGACCACCGCGTAGGTGTCTTTCCAGTCCCAGTTACGCTTTTTCGCCTCGGCGGCCATGGCGGCGCCCTGCTTCTGGCCGACTTCGAACGCGGCCATGCCGAGGTACGGCACTTCCTCCATGAACTTGCCATTGGCGTCGACGAAGCGGTCGTCGACGGCAATCACTTTCAGATCATTGAGTTTGGCCTTGGCCATGATCGCCGGGCCGAGGGACACGTCCGGCGGGCAGATGACGAAGCCCTTGGCGCCGTTGGCCGCAAGGCTGTCGATGGCCGAGAGGGTTTTCTCGCCATCCGGCACGGCGATCTTGATCAGCTCGAAGCCTTTGTCCTTGGCAGCTTTCTCGGCGAAGGCCCACTCAGTCTGGAACCACGGCTCTTCGGCCTGCTTGACCAGGAAACCGATCTTCACCGGATCGGCGGCCAGCAGCGAACTGCTCAGGCTGAATGCAGTGACCGCCAGCGCGGTACTGCAGAGGGTACGAATCCCGAAACGACGTTTCATAAGCAGACTCCTTGTTATTTTTCTTGAGCGTTATTTGAAAAGCGTTACAGCGGTCGAAGCGTTTCCCGCAAATCATGACGACAATAGTCATATCGTATGATGATTGGATTTCAGGCGGACCTTGCCACCTGAATTCCGTTTTTTCAGTCGTGGTACATCACCGAGCGACCACCATCGATGGTGATGCACGAGGCGTTGATGAACGGCGCTTCATCACTGGCCAGGAACACGGCGGTCATCGCCACTTCAATCGGCTGGCCGATGCGTTTCGGTGGGTGCAGATCGAAGGCGCGCTGACGTTCGGCGTGAGGGTCGGCGAAGCCGTTCCAGTAATCGACGTTGAGCTGGGTCTCGATGTAACCCGGCGCAATCGCGTTGACGCGAATGCCCTTCGGCGCATACTCGATGCCCAGAGCGCGGGTCAGCCCGAGCAGGCCGTGCTTGGCCACCGGGTACGGAAAGCAGCCGGGAATAATGTTGGTGGAATGGGTCGAGGCAATGTTGATGATGCTGCCGATGCCTTGCTCGATCATCTGCGGCAGCACGGCTTTGCAGCCATACCAGGCGCCGTCGAGGTCGATGGCGAAGCAGCGGCGCCAGTCCTCTTCGGTCATTTCCAGCGGATCGCGGAATACGTTGACCCCGGCGCAATTGACCAGCACGTCGATGCGACCGTGCAGCTCGATGGCCAGTTTGGCCATGGCGTGCAGATCCTGCTGACGCGAGACGTCGGCCTTGATCGCTTGCACGTCGGCGCCCTGCTCGCGCCAGTGCGCGGCAACTTTCTCGACCTTTTCAGCCTGGATATCGCTGATCACCAGTTTTGCCTGCTGGGAGGCGAAGGTCGCGACGATCGCTTCGCCGATGCCTTGGGCGGCGCCGGTCAGCAATACGACCTTGTTTTTCAGGCGCTCACCTTTCGGTGGCTCGGGCACCGGTGGCAGGGACAGAGGTTCAGCCATGAATCAGGACTCCTGTTCGAAAGCATAAAAAAACCGGGCATCTGACGATGTCCGGTCTGGAAGGCTTGTGGAACAAAACAGGCGAGCGCACGCCGCGGCACCGAAACGGCCCGAAGCGCTGACTCCGCTGTGGAGTGCGATGGAAATTCGCTGCATCACTTCACCTGTTTTGTTCTTTTTAAGTGTGAGTGCGTGTTACTGCTGGAGCCGACTATAAACCCGACCGCCGAATAATCTCAATATATAATTTTGCATCCCATATTTTGGGATTTAACTGGCGAATCGCGTACAGAGCTTTCCGGCGACATCCACTTGCAGCGACAGCACAGCGCCGTCCAGCGGATGGTTCAGCGGACTTTTGGCGCTGGTGATGTACAGGGTTTTCAGGTCTGCGCCGCCGAATACGCAACTGGTCGGGCGGCTGATCGGCAGGTCGATCTTGCGGTCGATCTGGCCATCGGGCGTCAGGCGCAGCAGGCAGCTGCCGTCCCAGCGGGCGTTCCACACGTAGCCTTCGGCGTCCATCGCCGAACCGTCCGGGCCACCGTTCTGATCAGAGCTGTACCAAGGCTGGGCCGTATCGAGGTTGCCGTCGGTGTGAATGAAATAGCGGTACAAGGTGCTGTCGAGGCTGTCGCCGAACAGCAGTGTGGTGCCGTCGTCACTCCAGAGCAGCGTGTTGGGAATGCCCAGGCCACGCAGCAATGGCGTGACGCGTTTATCCAGATCAATCCGGAACAGCCCTCCGGAACGACGAGTGATCGGCAGATCCTCGCCCTGCTCGCCGATGTTGTTTTGCATGGTGCCGAGCCACAAGCGGCCCTGGCCATCGCACCGTGCTTCGTTGGCACGGTTGCCCGGTTGCGGATCGGCGACGCAAAACAGCGTCAGTCGCGGTGCAAGTCCGGGGGAATCCAGATCGAGCCGGTAGACGCCGCTGCTCAGGGTCACCAGTGCATCGCCGCCGGCGCAGGGAATGAACGCCGAGACGTGTTCCGGCATCTGCCAGATCTGCACGTTCTGCCCGATCAGCCGTAGCGCCTGCTTGCCGGCAATGTCCGCCCAGTACAGCGCCTGGGTCGGGGCGTCCCAGAACGGGCCTTCGCCCAGTTGCGCCCGATGCTCTGTCACCGCAGTCCACGTCATGCAACCTCCTGTCTTGTTGTTTTTGTCAGCTGGCTTTCTTGTCGGCCATCACCTGCGGGTAAAACCGCTTGATGGCCAGGTCGGCATTGTCGATCAGGGTCATGCAGGCCCACACCCCGCGCGCGGCATCCCGGGCGGCGATGGCGTCGGCCATGTCTTTGTGAATGGGCAGTGTGCGGCGCAATTCGTCGGGGTCGGCCGCCGAGACTTCGAAGGATACGGCGAGCAGCGCACCGAGGGCGGGCACCATTTGTTCGATGAATTGATTGTGGCTGGCGGCGAGAATGCATTCGTGGAAGAACTGGTCGGCGCGGTTGTAATCGATGCCGCTGTCCACTGCGCGCTCCAGCGCGTTGTAGGCCTGTTGCACGGCTTGCACCTGTTCGACGGTCGCCCGTTCGCAGGCCCAGCGCACCGCCATCGGTTCAATGGTGCGGCGCAGGTCGAGCAGGTCGTCGACGAAATTTTCCGGCAGGCCGCTGCGTGACAGCCAGCCGACGACTTGCGGATCGAACAGATTCCAGCGCTTGATCGGCAGCACCCGCGTGCCGACTTTCGGCCCGACTTCGAGCATGCCTTTGGCGACGAGAGTCTTGATGGCTTCGCGAATCACGGTGCGACTGACGCCGAGCTGCTCGCCCAGATCGGCCTCGACCTTGATCGCTTGCCCCGGTTTTACCTGGCCGGCGGCAATCCAGGCGCCCAGCCAGTCAACCGTTGATGCGTGGAAACTGCTCGACATGGATACCCCGAAGCTGTTTGCTATGGGTGCCCACGCTAATCATCATATGATTAAACGTCAATCGAGTCTTTCAGGCTAACGAGCATATAGCCTCAGGGGTACAGCTCATCCCCCCCAAAGCTACCGGCCTCAAGGAGCCGGAGGCGAGATCAGCGGCGCTGCCTGGTCAGCAAAACTCTCGGTGTACACGACATCCTTGGTTGCCCCTGCCACTTCCGCGAAGCGGCAGGCAAAGAATTGACTTCCATGATTGGAAACACCCCCTGGGGTGGTCATGAAATTGAATCGCAGATCCCTGACGTACGAATCCCTTTTTTGCGGCGGGACAATCATATTGATGACCAACCGCACATACGCAAGCGCTTCGCCATGTTCAAAAACGCGGTCGATTTCTAATCCGTGAGTATTCTCATCACGGGGGGGATTCTGCGTACTGAGCCAACCCGTGACAGGGGAGGAGTTGAATGCCACGACTTTTGAGACCTTGATCAAGTGCTCACTGGATCTGGGCATTGCGTAGGCCAACTGCTGCGCCAGACCACCTCCAAGGGAATGCCCCAAAGCGGTGACTTTCACATCAGGGGGCAGTCGATGCTGACGAATGCGGGTTTGTATTTCATCCTCGAATACCCGAGCCACAATATCTCGCGTTATATCGTATTGGTCTTCGCCACGCAGCTTTGTCGGGATGAACCAGCGCGCATTGGACTCCCAGTCCTGACGCTGGTCGCCCTCGGTACCACGAAAAACAATAGCGACCTCTGAAACATCACTGCTTCCCTTGCCTGTTCGATGCTCCCACACACTGAAAAACAACTTCGCTTTCTCAGCCTTTTTCGCCAAATTGGGTCCAGGGAACTGAGTCCATGCATGCCAGCCAGGCGTAGGGATTGTTACACCACTGTGAGGTCTACACGCACGCTCGAACTGCTTGGACAGAGGCTCTGTCACCTGCTTGATATTTGCCTGCGCCAGTTGTTGTTGGTAATTAGGCCATTCCAAGTGATAGGCATTCGCCGCGAGAGCTGTGTAAACCCAATAGTTCTTCGCGACTGTTTCAACGTCATGATGAATCGTATAACTGCTCTGATCATGCTCTCGAATCAGTACCGTATCCGGTTTCTGTATCCATGAGCTGCATCCTGTCTGCAAAACGATCAACGTCAGCGCACCGACTTGATGTCTGTTCATTTCCATGCCCCTTTGGCGAGTGGCACTTTGCCACACTACAGCTATAGCAGTTGCAGAAGGGGATTCAAGCAGTCTGAATCTGTGGATCGGAGTCAGGCGGACGCCGTCTTAAGGTTCAAGACCGATGCGGAAAAACTCGCCGCCGCTCCAGACGCCGAGCCAGCGCTGGCCATCGATTTCACGGCTGACAGCCAGCTCGACCAATTGGTAGAACACGTTGCGGTGGATCAGCGCTTCAAGGTTGGTGCGCACATGTACGTATGGCGCAGGTTCTTGCGTTGTCGGATCGATCTCGACCCGGATCGGATGTTCCGGGCCGGCCTCGGTGGTTTCATCGACGTTGGTGGTAAAGCGCAGCACTTGCGCCTCACCCTCGCCTTCCACCTCGACGGCAACCGCCACGAATGGCGCGTCATCGACCTTGATCCCGACTTTCTCCACCGGCGTGATCAGGAAATAGTCATCACCATCGCGGCGGATGATCGTGGAGAACAGCTTGACCATCGGCTTGCGCCCGATCGGCGTGCCCAGGTAGTACCAGGTGCCGTCGCGGGCGATGCGCATGTCGATGTCGCCGCAGAAATCCGGGTCCCACAAGTGCACCGGCGGCAAGCCTTTGGTTTTGGGGATTTGCCCCAGCAGGTCATTGGCTTTTTGCGGGCCACTCATGGCGTACTCCTTGAATTACTGGTCCCCGACGCCCAGCAGGCTGCGCGCGTACTGCGCAAGCGGTGGGCCGATCAGGTCTTCGGGCTTGTTGTCGTGGAACGTCAGTAAACCGCCACGACTCTTGATCCGTGCAGTATCAATCAAATACTGGGTGCTGGTCTCGATCAACATGATCTGAATCACGCCGCCGTCAATACCGAGGCGATCCACGGCTTCCTCATCCAGCCATTCATCGGAGTTGCCGATACGGTCGTCGGCCTTGGCGAAACGGGTGTACAGCAGATAGTGGGCACCGGCGTCGCGGGCTTCGCCCATCGCCTGGTCGAGGCCTTCCGGCGCACGGGCGCGGCGGACCATCGGGAAGTATTCGACGAAGCCTTTGAAGGCTTCTTCGGCCACTACGTTTGGACGAGGGTAGGAGCCACCCGGCGGCGCGAACGAGCCTTGCGCAATGTAGATGAACGAATCCGGCTGAATGCGGAAATTGTTTACGCGACGGCTGTCGCTGTGGTCCAGCAAGCCCGCGTCGCTCATCTGGTAGCGAGTCCCTTCGGCCATGTCACTGACAGTCATACAGCCGCCCAGCGCCAAAACGGCCAGCAGCAAAACCAGGCTACGCATCCTAATCCTCCAGAAGCCGGTGACGGAAAACCGGCGAATGGCCGTAGGATGCAGCTTTTGCGCCATTTCCAGATCTTCGTCGATTGTTCGATCGTAATCGCGAGCAGGCTCGCTCCCACAGGAGTCAGCATTTACCTGCTCGCGATGAGGATTT is a window from the Pseudomonas gozinkensis genome containing:
- a CDS encoding SDR family oxidoreductase, which codes for MAEPLSLPPVPEPPKGERLKNKVVLLTGAAQGIGEAIVATFASQQAKLVISDIQAEKVEKVAAHWREQGADVQAIKADVSRQQDLHAMAKLAIELHGRIDVLVNCAGVNVFRDPLEMTEEDWRRCFAIDLDGAWYGCKAVLPQMIEQGIGSIINIASTHSTNIIPGCFPYPVAKHGLLGLTRALGIEYAPKGIRVNAIAPGYIETQLNVDYWNGFADPHAERQRAFDLHPPKRIGQPIEVAMTAVFLASDEAPFINASCITIDGGRSVMYHD
- a CDS encoding FadR/GntR family transcriptional regulator, which codes for MSSSFHASTVDWLGAWIAAGQVKPGQAIKVEADLGEQLGVSRTVIREAIKTLVAKGMLEVGPKVGTRVLPIKRWNLFDPQVVGWLSRSGLPENFVDDLLDLRRTIEPMAVRWACERATVEQVQAVQQAYNALERAVDSGIDYNRADQFFHECILAASHNQFIEQMVPALGALLAVSFEVSAADPDELRRTLPIHKDMADAIAARDAARGVWACMTLIDNADLAIKRFYPQVMADKKAS
- a CDS encoding DUF4823 domain-containing protein, producing the protein MRSLVLLLAVLALGGCMTVSDMAEGTRYQMSDAGLLDHSDSRRVNNFRIQPDSFIYIAQGSFAPPGGSYPRPNVVAEEAFKGFVEYFPMVRRARAPEGLDQAMGEARDAGAHYLLYTRFAKADDRIGNSDEWLDEEAVDRLGIDGGVIQIMLIETSTQYLIDTARIKSRGGLLTFHDNKPEDLIGPPLAQYARSLLGVGDQ
- the araG gene encoding L-arabinose ABC transporter ATP-binding protein AraG, whose translation is MHAQVQTQEHSASGSLRFNGIGKTFPGVKALDGISFVAHPGQVHALMGENGAGKSTLLKILGGAYIPSSGELQIGERTMAFKSTADSIGSGVAVIHQELHLVPEMTVAENLFLGHLPASFGLINRGALRQRALACLKGLADEIDPQTKVGRLSLGQRQLVEIAKALSRGAHVIAFDEPTSSLSAREIDRLMAIIGRLRDEGKVVLYVSHRMEEVFRICDAVTVFKDGRYVRTFEDMSQLTHDQLVTCMVGRDIQDIYDYRGRPRGAVALRVDGLLGPGLREPISFDAHKGEILGLFGLVGAGRTELFRLLSGLERNTAGRLELRGHELKLRSPRDAIAAGILLCPEDRKKEGIIPLASVAENINISARGANSGLGCLLRGIWEKGNADKQIKALKVKTPHAGQQIKFLSGGNQQKAILGRWLSMPMKVLLLDEPTRGIDIGAKAEIYQIIHNLAADGISVIVVSSDLMEVMGISDRILVLCEGALRGEVSRDQANESNLLQLALPRHRADGVAN
- a CDS encoding SMP-30/gluconolactonase/LRE family protein, which translates into the protein MTWTAVTEHRAQLGEGPFWDAPTQALYWADIAGKQALRLIGQNVQIWQMPEHVSAFIPCAGGDALVTLSSGVYRLDLDSPGLAPRLTLFCVADPQPGNRANEARCDGQGRLWLGTMQNNIGEQGEDLPITRRSGGLFRIDLDKRVTPLLRGLGIPNTLLWSDDGTTLLFGDSLDSTLYRYFIHTDGNLDTAQPWYSSDQNGGPDGSAMDAEGYVWNARWDGSCLLRLTPDGQIDRKIDLPISRPTSCVFGGADLKTLYITSAKSPLNHPLDGAVLSLQVDVAGKLCTRFAS
- a CDS encoding lipase family protein, which produces MNRHQVGALTLIVLQTGCSSWIQKPDTVLIREHDQSSYTIHHDVETVAKNYWVYTALAANAYHLEWPNYQQQLAQANIKQVTEPLSKQFERACRPHSGVTIPTPGWHAWTQFPGPNLAKKAEKAKLFFSVWEHRTGKGSSDVSEVAIVFRGTEGDQRQDWESNARWFIPTKLRGEDQYDITRDIVARVFEDEIQTRIRQHRLPPDVKVTALGHSLGGGLAQQLAYAMPRSSEHLIKVSKVVAFNSSPVTGWLSTQNPPRDENTHGLEIDRVFEHGEALAYVRLVINMIVPPQKRDSYVRDLRFNFMTTPGGVSNHGSQFFACRFAEVAGATKDVVYTESFADQAAPLISPPAP
- a CDS encoding substrate-binding domain-containing protein, with the translated sequence MKRRFGIRTLCSTALAVTAFSLSSSLLAADPVKIGFLVKQAEEPWFQTEWAFAEKAAKDKGFELIKIAVPDGEKTLSAIDSLAANGAKGFVICPPDVSLGPAIMAKAKLNDLKVIAVDDRFVDANGKFMEEVPYLGMAAFEVGQKQGAAMAAEAKKRNWDWKDTYAVVNTYNELDTGKKRTDGSMKALEDAGMPKDHILTAALKTLDVPGSMDATNSALVKLPDAAKNLIIGGMNDNTVLGGVRATEAAGFAAANVIGIGINGTDAIGELKKPNSGFYGSMLPSPHIEGYNTAAMMFEWVTTGKEPPKYTAMDDVTLITRDNFKQELEKIGLWN
- the araH gene encoding L-arabinose ABC transporter permease AraH; translated protein: MTTQNETLPTERKPLDMRRFLDDWVMLLAAVGIFLACTLLIDNFLSPLNMRGLGLAISTTGIAACTMLYCLASGHFDLSVGSVIACAGVVAAVVMRDTNSVFLGVSAALVMGLIVGLINGIVIAKLRVNALITTLATMQIVRGLAYIFANGKAVGVSQESFFVFGNGQLFGVPVPILITIVCFLFFGWLLNYTTYGRNTMAIGGNQEAALLAGVNVDRTKIIIFAVHGVIGALAGVILASRMTSGQPMIGQGFELTVISACVLGGVSLSGGIGMIRHVIAGVLILAIIENAMNLKNIDTFYQYVIRGSILLLAVVIDRLKQR
- a CDS encoding DUF1285 domain-containing protein; this translates as MSGPQKANDLLGQIPKTKGLPPVHLWDPDFCGDIDMRIARDGTWYYLGTPIGRKPMVKLFSTIIRRDGDDYFLITPVEKVGIKVDDAPFVAVAVEVEGEGEAQVLRFTTNVDETTEAGPEHPIRVEIDPTTQEPAPYVHVRTNLEALIHRNVFYQLVELAVSREIDGQRWLGVWSGGEFFRIGLEP
- a CDS encoding GntR family transcriptional regulator; protein product: MIRQVRFDKKQRVVDELVRRIESGLMEDGFLLPGEHQLAQEFNVSRGTLREALAELKRRNYIATQSGVGSIVTFDGVVLDQRSGWAQALADSGALINTDVLRLEAVTREDLLPRFGSDQFILLERRRRSNDGTAVSLERSLMPATGGLESLPRVGLIDNSLTITLAAYGYVGERGDQWIGAEPLNAMDAELLGRPEGTVFLKALRTTYDRQNRFMEQVESLLDPVHFRLHLQFGESK